The following coding sequences lie in one Drosophila sulfurigaster albostrigata strain 15112-1811.04 chromosome 2R, ASM2355843v2, whole genome shotgun sequence genomic window:
- the LOC133837140 gene encoding kinesin-like protein KIF19, whose product MAASAGASSWSGSSGGSTSSQGRQLATAQPAQEERLVVAVRVRPSLEATERCIEVISGGSLLYDDGGKSRPRKYSYDHVFKENDTQEQVYRTTTAPLVRDVLNGYNAAVFAYGATGSGKTHTMLGPVPRKKPSTADRGIATAPGHEPDVNSQDIGLMVRAIEDIFGYIEAAGPESACKVSISYLEIYNELIRDLLNPGGPLELREDHRGQRITVAGLSEITTSSRKEVVSLLLKGNKARTMEPTAANQTSSRSHALLSITVQMRTPLGTKQGRLFLTDLAGSERAKKTKNRGKRLQEGAHINRSLLALGNCINALSGGARYVNYRDSKLTRLLKEALSGRCKTVMIAHVAPESKHRDETKNTLVYADRANSITTKLQSSVYIDEFKNFPTKHYQSLVSELRDEVTRLRTKMLTERPRSGAAAAAAAAAQTTQQPPSEELNEQRKTELRYLREQIVLTFKQQMKLRRKLLEAESHLLGLELDAERQHMIISHWQGRIGKLYDAPGDDDLESEGSVALKNAWGELAAIEKETRRYKEIRENTEHELELCRQKGVKLEDELPERITSDEERELLALLCRVHELEADKVSLQAERLARQAELRRRDLQLLRAERQRRLCEDIISSQRRLIEEGNVELPDELRELYGLYQQEIHAGVVTPSTSNYDKKLPPIYTAGSDSPGSSSSSEWSPASPLPAIEGHAEHVIAEGPDRLMGPPVNARLPRLSTAVAATGLRRPSLRLGKQTHP is encoded by the exons ATGGCAGCTAGCGCCGGGGCCAGCAGCTGGTCAGgcagcagcggtggcagcaCATCCTCGCAAGGACGCCAACTAGCCACCGCCCAACCCGCCCAGGAGGAGCGTTTAGTG gTGGCAGTGCGTGTGCGTCCCAGCCTAGAGGCCACTGAACGCTGCATCGAGGTCATCTCGGGTGGTTCCCTCCTCTACGATGATGGTGGCAAGAGTCGGCCACGCAAATACTCCTACGATCATGTCTTCAAGGAGAACGACACCCAGGAACAAGTTTACCGCACAACAACAGCTCCACTTGTCCGGGATGTGCTCAATGGCTACAATGCTGCGGTGTTTGCTTACGGAGCAACTGGTTCCGGTAAGACGCACACCATGCTGGGTCCTGTGCCTCGCAAGAAACCCTCGACAGCGGATCGCGGCATTGCCACAGCTCCGGGACACGAACCCGATGTGAATAGTCAGGACATCGGTCTGATGGTCCGTGCCATCGAGGATATCTTTGGCTATATTGAGGCAGCTGGACCGGAGAGTGCTTGCAAAGTGTCCATCTCCTACTTGGAGATCTACAACGAACTCATCAGGGATCTTCTCAATCCTGGTGGTCCGTTGGAGCTGCGCGAGGATCATCGTGGACAGCGCATCACTGTGGCAGGACTCTCTGAGATCACAACGTCCAGTCGCAAGGAGGTCGTCAGTCTGCTGCTTAAGGGCAACAAGGCGCGCACCATGGAACCCACAGCCGCCAATCAAACATCTTCGCGCAGTCATGCGCTGCTCAGCATCACGGTTCAAATGCGCACACCGCTGGGCACCAAGCAGGGCAGACTCTTCCTCACCGATCTGGCTGGCTCAGAACGCGCCAAGAAGACTAAGAATCGCGGCAAGCGTTTGCAGGAAGGTGCGCACATCAATCGAAGTCTTTTGGCACTAGGCAATTGCATCAATGCCTTGTCCGGAGGAGCTCGCTATGTCAACTATCGAGATTCAAAGTTGACTAGGCTGCTTAAGGAAGCTCTTAGTGGTCGCTGTAAGACGGTAATGATTGCCCACGTTGCACCGGAAAGCAAGCATCGCGATGAGACCAAGAACACCCTGGTCTATGCGGATCGTGCCAACAGCATCACGACCAAGCTGCAGAGTTCTGTTTACATCGATGAGTTTAAGAACTTTCCCACCAAGCACTATCAGAGTCTGGTCTCCGAGCTGCGCGACGAAGTGACGCGATTGCGCACCAAGATGCTCACAGAACGTCCTCGCAGCGGAGCAgctgccgccgcagcagcagcagcgcagacTACGCAACAGCCTCCTAGTGAGGAGTTGAATGAGCAGCGCAAGACAGAGCTGCGTTATTTGCGGGAACAGATTGTCTTGACCTTTAAGCAGCAGATGAAGCTACGCAGAAAGTTACTGGAAGCAGAGAGTCATCTCCTAGGCTTGGAACTGGATGCGGAGCGACAGCACATGATCATCTCGCATTGGCAGGGACGCATTGGCAAGCTATACGATGCTCCAGGAGATGATG ATCTAGAGTCGGAAGGTTCTGTGGCTCTAAAGAACGCCTGGGGCGAGCTAGCGGCCATTGAGAAGGAGACTCGACGCTACAAGGAGATACGCGAGAACACCGAGCACGAGCTGGAGCTGTGCCGCCAAAAGGGTGTTAAGCTAGAAGAT GAGCTTCCGGAACGCATTACTAGTGATGAGGAGCGTGAGCTGCTCGCCCTGCTCTGCCGCGTGCACGAGCTGGAAGCGGACAAAGTCTCGCTGCAGGCGGAAAGATTGGCGCGCCAAGCAGAGCTGCGACGTCGCGATCTACAGTTGCTGAGGGCGGAAAGACAGCGTCGCTTATGCGAGGACATTATCAGCTCACAACGACGCCTCATCGAAGAGGGCAACGTGGAGCTGCCGGATGAGCTGCGTGAACTCTACGGTCTCTATCAGCAGGAGATACACGCTGGGGTTGTCACTCCCAGCACCAGCAACTACGACAAGAAGCTGCCGCCCATCTACACAGCCGG TTCGGACTCACCTGgttccagctccagctcgGAATGGTCGCCAGCCTCGCCTTTGCCAGCCATCGAGGGTCATGCCGAGCATGTGATTGCCGAGGGACCAGATCGCCTAATGGGTCCGCCAGTCAATGCGCGACTGCCACGTCTGTCCACGGCAGTGGCTGCCACCGGCTTGCGGCGCCCCTCGCTGCGTCTGGGCAAACAGACGCATCCTTAG
- the LOC133837035 gene encoding abl interactor 2 isoform X3 produces the protein MLTEAPMASDKIMDELASLIRTEIPDGRQSLRDSYTNLERVADYCEDTYYRADNKKAALEATKNYTTQSLASVAYQINTLAYSYMQLLDLQAQQLSEMESQMNHIAQTVHIHKEKVARREIGVLTANKVSSRQFKIVAPINPEKPIKYVRKPIDYSILDEIGHGINSAQSNQHVRQKHRGSSHGSVQSLVPSSVGPPPTTKPPTPPQMSRAGNTGTLGKSVSNTGTLGKSSREYRTPPVVNPPQVPSHYAPNYPIGHPKRMSTASSTTTTTTTGGGAAGNERAAGYSALPMPPSQQIATHVNLPSAGMMQSLPPPPPTTYDDRSSMPPAPPSPLTVSQHEMTEQSHIGMHTLGRNINRNHFSLNFARPGSQSPPLPPPPPPEDEHQDFGRPRTSTGPQLAPIVPEDQNLPGWVPKNYIEKVVAIYDYYADKDDELSFQESSVLYVLKKNDDGWWEGVMDGVTGLFPGNYVEPCV, from the exons ATGTTAACCGAAGCCCCAATGGCCAGTGACAAAATCATGGACGAACTAGCATCATTGATACGCACCGAAATTCCCGATGGCCGCCAAAGTCTGCGCGATAGCTATACGAACTTGGAGCGTGTCGCGGACTACTGCGAGGACACCTATTATCGGGCGGACAACAAGAAGGCGGCCCTCGAGGCGACCAAGAACTACACGACGCAATCCTTGGCCAGCGTAGCGTATCAGATCAATACTCTCGCCTATAGCTACATGCAGCTGTTGGATCTGCAGGCGCAGCAGCTCAGCGAGATGGAATCCCAGATGAACCACATTGCGCAGACGGTGCACATACACAAGGAGAAGGTGGCCAGGCG GGAGATTGGCGTGCTGACTGCCAACAAGGTGAGCTCGCGTCAGTTCAAGATTGTGGCGCCCATCAATCCCGAGAAGCCCATCAAGTATGTGCGCAAACCCATCGACTATTCCATACTGGACGAGATCGGACATGGCATCAACTCGGCTCAATCCAATCAACATGTGCGTCAAAAGCATCGTGGCTCGAGTCACGGTTCAGTGCAATCGCTGGTGCCGTCATCGGTGGGTCCGCCTCCCACCACGAAGCCGCCAACGCCGCCGCAAATGTCGCGTGCCGGCAACACGGGCACACTGGGCAAATCGGTCAGCAATACGGGCACACTGGGCAAGAGTTCGCGGGAGTATCGCACGCCACCGGTGGTTAATCCACCGCAAGTGCCTTCGCACTATGCGCCCAACTATCCCATTGGGCATCCCAAGCGCATGTCGACGGCTTCATCGACCACCACAACCACGACAACTGGTGGCGGAGCAGCGGGCAATGAGCGTGCAGCCGGTTATAGTGCGTTGCCGATGCCACCGAGTCAGCAGATTGCGACGCATGTGAATCTGCCGTCGGCTGGAATGATGCAAtcgctgccaccgccgccgcccaCAACTTACGACGACAGGAGCAGCATGCCAC CAGCGCCTCCCTCGCCGCTGACAGTGTCGCAGCACGAGATGACGGAGCAGAGTCACATTGGCATGCACACGCTGGGACGCAACATCAACAG AAATCATTTCAGCTTGAACTTTGCACGTCCTGGTTCGCAATCGCCACCGctgccaccaccgccgccgccagaGGATGAGCACCAGGACTTTGGACGTCCTCGAACCTCAACTGGACCGCAGCTGGCGCCCATTGTGCCCGAGGATCAGAACTTGCCTGGCTGGGTGCCCAAGAACTACATCGAAAAGG TGGTGGCCATTTATGACTACTATGCCGATAAGGACGATGAGCTGAGCTTCCAGGAGAGCTCGGTGCTCTATGTGCTCAAGAAGAACGACGATGGCTGGTGGGAGGGCGTCATGGATGGCGTCACTGGGCTTTTCCCCGGCAACTATGTGGAGCCCTGCGTCTAA
- the LOC133837035 gene encoding abl interactor 2 isoform X4, whose product MLTEAPMASDKIMDELASLIRTEIPDGRQSLRDSYTNLERVADYCEDTYYRADNKKAALEATKNYTTQSLASVAYQINTLAYSYMQLLDLQAQQLSEMESQMNHIAQTVHIHKEKVARREIGVLTANKVSSRQFKIVAPINPEKPIKYVRKPIDYSILDEIGHGINSAQSNQHVRQKHRGSSHGSVQSLVPSSVGPPPTTKPPTPPQMSRAGNTGTLGKSVSNTGTLGKSSREYRTPPVVNPPQVPSHYAPNYPIGHPKRMSTASSTTTTTTTGGGAAGNERAAGYSALPMPPSQQIATHVNLPSAGMMQSLPPPPPTTYDDRSSMPPPPSPLTVSQHEMTEQSHIGMHTLGRNINRNHFSLNFARPGSQSPPLPPPPPPEDEHQDFGRPRTSTGPQLAPIVPEDQNLPGWVPKNYIEKVVAIYDYYADKDDELSFQESSVLYVLKKNDDGWWEGVMDGVTGLFPGNYVEPCV is encoded by the exons ATGTTAACCGAAGCCCCAATGGCCAGTGACAAAATCATGGACGAACTAGCATCATTGATACGCACCGAAATTCCCGATGGCCGCCAAAGTCTGCGCGATAGCTATACGAACTTGGAGCGTGTCGCGGACTACTGCGAGGACACCTATTATCGGGCGGACAACAAGAAGGCGGCCCTCGAGGCGACCAAGAACTACACGACGCAATCCTTGGCCAGCGTAGCGTATCAGATCAATACTCTCGCCTATAGCTACATGCAGCTGTTGGATCTGCAGGCGCAGCAGCTCAGCGAGATGGAATCCCAGATGAACCACATTGCGCAGACGGTGCACATACACAAGGAGAAGGTGGCCAGGCG GGAGATTGGCGTGCTGACTGCCAACAAGGTGAGCTCGCGTCAGTTCAAGATTGTGGCGCCCATCAATCCCGAGAAGCCCATCAAGTATGTGCGCAAACCCATCGACTATTCCATACTGGACGAGATCGGACATGGCATCAACTCGGCTCAATCCAATCAACATGTGCGTCAAAAGCATCGTGGCTCGAGTCACGGTTCAGTGCAATCGCTGGTGCCGTCATCGGTGGGTCCGCCTCCCACCACGAAGCCGCCAACGCCGCCGCAAATGTCGCGTGCCGGCAACACGGGCACACTGGGCAAATCGGTCAGCAATACGGGCACACTGGGCAAGAGTTCGCGGGAGTATCGCACGCCACCGGTGGTTAATCCACCGCAAGTGCCTTCGCACTATGCGCCCAACTATCCCATTGGGCATCCCAAGCGCATGTCGACGGCTTCATCGACCACCACAACCACGACAACTGGTGGCGGAGCAGCGGGCAATGAGCGTGCAGCCGGTTATAGTGCGTTGCCGATGCCACCGAGTCAGCAGATTGCGACGCATGTGAATCTGCCGTCGGCTGGAATGATGCAAtcgctgccaccgccgccgcccaCAACTTACGACGACAGGAGCAGCATGCCAC CGCCTCCCTCGCCGCTGACAGTGTCGCAGCACGAGATGACGGAGCAGAGTCACATTGGCATGCACACGCTGGGACGCAACATCAACAG AAATCATTTCAGCTTGAACTTTGCACGTCCTGGTTCGCAATCGCCACCGctgccaccaccgccgccgccagaGGATGAGCACCAGGACTTTGGACGTCCTCGAACCTCAACTGGACCGCAGCTGGCGCCCATTGTGCCCGAGGATCAGAACTTGCCTGGCTGGGTGCCCAAGAACTACATCGAAAAGG TGGTGGCCATTTATGACTACTATGCCGATAAGGACGATGAGCTGAGCTTCCAGGAGAGCTCGGTGCTCTATGTGCTCAAGAAGAACGACGATGGCTGGTGGGAGGGCGTCATGGATGGCGTCACTGGGCTTTTCCCCGGCAACTATGTGGAGCCCTGCGTCTAA
- the LOC133837035 gene encoding abl interactor 2 isoform X2 → MLTEAPMASDKIMDELASLIRTEIPDGRQSLRDSYTNLERVADYCEDTYYRADNKKAALEATKNYTTQSLASVAYQINTLAYSYMQLLDLQAQQLSEMESQMNHIAQTVHIHKEKVARREIGVLTANKVSSRQFKIVAPINPEKPIKYVRKPIDYSILDEIGHGINSAQSNQHVRQKHRGSSHGSVQSLVPSSVGPPPTTKPPTPPQMSRAGNTGTLGKSVSNTGTLGKSSREYRTPPVVNPPQVPSHYAPNYPIGHPKRMSTASSTTTTTTTGGGAAGNERAAGYSALPMPPSQQIATHVNLPSAGMMQSLPPPPPTTYDDRSSMPPPPSPLTVSQHEMTEQSHIGMHTLGRNINRNPNRNHFSLNFARPGSQSPPLPPPPPPEDEHQDFGRPRTSTGPQLAPIVPEDQNLPGWVPKNYIEKVVAIYDYYADKDDELSFQESSVLYVLKKNDDGWWEGVMDGVTGLFPGNYVEPCV, encoded by the exons ATGTTAACCGAAGCCCCAATGGCCAGTGACAAAATCATGGACGAACTAGCATCATTGATACGCACCGAAATTCCCGATGGCCGCCAAAGTCTGCGCGATAGCTATACGAACTTGGAGCGTGTCGCGGACTACTGCGAGGACACCTATTATCGGGCGGACAACAAGAAGGCGGCCCTCGAGGCGACCAAGAACTACACGACGCAATCCTTGGCCAGCGTAGCGTATCAGATCAATACTCTCGCCTATAGCTACATGCAGCTGTTGGATCTGCAGGCGCAGCAGCTCAGCGAGATGGAATCCCAGATGAACCACATTGCGCAGACGGTGCACATACACAAGGAGAAGGTGGCCAGGCG GGAGATTGGCGTGCTGACTGCCAACAAGGTGAGCTCGCGTCAGTTCAAGATTGTGGCGCCCATCAATCCCGAGAAGCCCATCAAGTATGTGCGCAAACCCATCGACTATTCCATACTGGACGAGATCGGACATGGCATCAACTCGGCTCAATCCAATCAACATGTGCGTCAAAAGCATCGTGGCTCGAGTCACGGTTCAGTGCAATCGCTGGTGCCGTCATCGGTGGGTCCGCCTCCCACCACGAAGCCGCCAACGCCGCCGCAAATGTCGCGTGCCGGCAACACGGGCACACTGGGCAAATCGGTCAGCAATACGGGCACACTGGGCAAGAGTTCGCGGGAGTATCGCACGCCACCGGTGGTTAATCCACCGCAAGTGCCTTCGCACTATGCGCCCAACTATCCCATTGGGCATCCCAAGCGCATGTCGACGGCTTCATCGACCACCACAACCACGACAACTGGTGGCGGAGCAGCGGGCAATGAGCGTGCAGCCGGTTATAGTGCGTTGCCGATGCCACCGAGTCAGCAGATTGCGACGCATGTGAATCTGCCGTCGGCTGGAATGATGCAAtcgctgccaccgccgccgcccaCAACTTACGACGACAGGAGCAGCATGCCAC CGCCTCCCTCGCCGCTGACAGTGTCGCAGCACGAGATGACGGAGCAGAGTCACATTGGCATGCACACGCTGGGACGCAACATCAACAG GAATCCCAATAG AAATCATTTCAGCTTGAACTTTGCACGTCCTGGTTCGCAATCGCCACCGctgccaccaccgccgccgccagaGGATGAGCACCAGGACTTTGGACGTCCTCGAACCTCAACTGGACCGCAGCTGGCGCCCATTGTGCCCGAGGATCAGAACTTGCCTGGCTGGGTGCCCAAGAACTACATCGAAAAGG TGGTGGCCATTTATGACTACTATGCCGATAAGGACGATGAGCTGAGCTTCCAGGAGAGCTCGGTGCTCTATGTGCTCAAGAAGAACGACGATGGCTGGTGGGAGGGCGTCATGGATGGCGTCACTGGGCTTTTCCCCGGCAACTATGTGGAGCCCTGCGTCTAA
- the LOC133837035 gene encoding abl interactor 2 isoform X1: protein MLTEAPMASDKIMDELASLIRTEIPDGRQSLRDSYTNLERVADYCEDTYYRADNKKAALEATKNYTTQSLASVAYQINTLAYSYMQLLDLQAQQLSEMESQMNHIAQTVHIHKEKVARREIGVLTANKVSSRQFKIVAPINPEKPIKYVRKPIDYSILDEIGHGINSAQSNQHVRQKHRGSSHGSVQSLVPSSVGPPPTTKPPTPPQMSRAGNTGTLGKSVSNTGTLGKSSREYRTPPVVNPPQVPSHYAPNYPIGHPKRMSTASSTTTTTTTGGGAAGNERAAGYSALPMPPSQQIATHVNLPSAGMMQSLPPPPPTTYDDRSSMPPAPPSPLTVSQHEMTEQSHIGMHTLGRNINRNPNRNHFSLNFARPGSQSPPLPPPPPPEDEHQDFGRPRTSTGPQLAPIVPEDQNLPGWVPKNYIEKVVAIYDYYADKDDELSFQESSVLYVLKKNDDGWWEGVMDGVTGLFPGNYVEPCV, encoded by the exons ATGTTAACCGAAGCCCCAATGGCCAGTGACAAAATCATGGACGAACTAGCATCATTGATACGCACCGAAATTCCCGATGGCCGCCAAAGTCTGCGCGATAGCTATACGAACTTGGAGCGTGTCGCGGACTACTGCGAGGACACCTATTATCGGGCGGACAACAAGAAGGCGGCCCTCGAGGCGACCAAGAACTACACGACGCAATCCTTGGCCAGCGTAGCGTATCAGATCAATACTCTCGCCTATAGCTACATGCAGCTGTTGGATCTGCAGGCGCAGCAGCTCAGCGAGATGGAATCCCAGATGAACCACATTGCGCAGACGGTGCACATACACAAGGAGAAGGTGGCCAGGCG GGAGATTGGCGTGCTGACTGCCAACAAGGTGAGCTCGCGTCAGTTCAAGATTGTGGCGCCCATCAATCCCGAGAAGCCCATCAAGTATGTGCGCAAACCCATCGACTATTCCATACTGGACGAGATCGGACATGGCATCAACTCGGCTCAATCCAATCAACATGTGCGTCAAAAGCATCGTGGCTCGAGTCACGGTTCAGTGCAATCGCTGGTGCCGTCATCGGTGGGTCCGCCTCCCACCACGAAGCCGCCAACGCCGCCGCAAATGTCGCGTGCCGGCAACACGGGCACACTGGGCAAATCGGTCAGCAATACGGGCACACTGGGCAAGAGTTCGCGGGAGTATCGCACGCCACCGGTGGTTAATCCACCGCAAGTGCCTTCGCACTATGCGCCCAACTATCCCATTGGGCATCCCAAGCGCATGTCGACGGCTTCATCGACCACCACAACCACGACAACTGGTGGCGGAGCAGCGGGCAATGAGCGTGCAGCCGGTTATAGTGCGTTGCCGATGCCACCGAGTCAGCAGATTGCGACGCATGTGAATCTGCCGTCGGCTGGAATGATGCAAtcgctgccaccgccgccgcccaCAACTTACGACGACAGGAGCAGCATGCCAC CAGCGCCTCCCTCGCCGCTGACAGTGTCGCAGCACGAGATGACGGAGCAGAGTCACATTGGCATGCACACGCTGGGACGCAACATCAACAG GAATCCCAATAG AAATCATTTCAGCTTGAACTTTGCACGTCCTGGTTCGCAATCGCCACCGctgccaccaccgccgccgccagaGGATGAGCACCAGGACTTTGGACGTCCTCGAACCTCAACTGGACCGCAGCTGGCGCCCATTGTGCCCGAGGATCAGAACTTGCCTGGCTGGGTGCCCAAGAACTACATCGAAAAGG TGGTGGCCATTTATGACTACTATGCCGATAAGGACGATGAGCTGAGCTTCCAGGAGAGCTCGGTGCTCTATGTGCTCAAGAAGAACGACGATGGCTGGTGGGAGGGCGTCATGGATGGCGTCACTGGGCTTTTCCCCGGCAACTATGTGGAGCCCTGCGTCTAA
- the LOC133837141 gene encoding F-box and leucine-rich repeat protein 13, giving the protein MGNNLTTNGIVRIDRGRIVFFDRSIESQASKGELEMASTAAAAGEGEAEVTGTHIEQLPNDLWIEIMSYLSYLDLQQLRLVSWRCRDLVNRRYFLNKAKVIVTKENLKEMKSHVERGISYLSFEYLELRNLTQSKELEQFLRMVGPEVKDMQVRHSPVFRNMDGKLPNLKILRIATTSFLEDTSVSIDGINMKQFLHLNGFECDGVSLDSSLKLLMLMQLRRMENKVRLRHLQFEYRRNNESALLQVLYDHAATLECVDIFFSCSPGIDTTDWCLAFEQMNRLRTLKLSGNCHLVLLDDILDSIPETAQLQQLDLTGMLSLTNEMLLRVASKWHNTLRSLDLMFCVQLDVRCVQALRQLSGCLQSLTMAYCRALTGRGLVEGLTSQTNYTLQELYLEDVCFIDEASMCTMLKRLPNLRKLSLDNCRQATTDQTLATIFQHQTLLRVLRIDYCVKITDNGFIGFGKQPYPISRLRGLRKLSIRGCRNITDRMLKKALQMPEMLSLTLDYCNRLETKGIAAVSVNCPALQMISLASCSLLDDEAVHLVVSNLKRLRSLNISNCSLLTLRAFQHIAKEARNLRDLVACSIDGLDHEAAQKMLAKELPELKQVML; this is encoded by the exons ATGGGAAATAATTTAACGACAAACGGAATTGTACGGATCGACCGGGGCAGAATCGTATTCTTTGACAGGAGCATCGAGTCCCAG GCTTCAAAAGGGGAGCTTGAGATGGCGTcgacagctgcagctgcgggCGAAGGAGAAGCCGAAGTGACTGGCACACACATCGAACAGTTGCCGAATGATCTGTGGATCGAGATCATGTCTTACTTATCCTACTTGGATCTGCAGCAGTTGCGTTTGGTTTCGTGGCGCTGTCGCGATTTGGTCAATCGTCGTTACTTTCTCAACAAAGCGAAAGTGATTGTGACCAAGGAGAATCTGAAGGAAATGAAATCGCATGTGGAGCGCGGAATTTCCTATCTGAGCTTCGAGTATCTCGAGTTGCGCAACTTGACGCAGAGCAAGGAACTAGAGCAATTCCTTCGCATGGTGGGTCCAGAGGTGAAGGATATGCAGGTGCGACATTCACCTGTCTTTCGCAACATGGATGGAAAGTTGCCCAACCTGAAGATACTTCGCATTGCCACAACGAGTTTCTTGGAGGACACGAGTGTCAGTATCGATGGCATCAACATGAAGCAGTTCTTGCATCTGAATGGCTTCGAGTGCGATGGCGTTAGTCTCGACTCTTCGCTCaagctgctgatgctgatgcagcTGCGTCGCATGGAGAACAAAGTCCGACTTCGCCATCTTCAGTTCGAGTATCGACGGAATAACGAGAGTGCTTTGCTGCAAGTGCTGTACGATCATGCGGCCACCTTGGAGTGCGTTGACATCTTCTTCAGCTGTTCGCCGGGCATCGATACAACCGATTGGTGTTTGGCCTTTGAGCAGATGAATCGACTGCGCACGCTGAAGCTATCGGGCAATTGTCACCTGGTGCTGCTTGATGATATACTCGACTCCATACCGGAGACGgcgcagttgcagcaactcGATCTCACTGGAATGCTCTCGCTGACCAACGAAATGCTGTTGCGTGTGGCCAGCAAATGGCACAATACTTTACGTTCCCTCGATCTCATGTTCTGCGTGCAGCTCGACGTGCGTTGCGTTCAAGCTTTGAGGCAACTCAGCGGCTGCCTGCAATCGTTGACCATGGCTTATTGTCGTGCTCTGACTGGAAGAGGATTGGTGGAAGGATTGACGTCGCAAACGAATTATACGCTGCAGGAATTGTATCTGGAGGATGTGTGTTTTATCGACGAGGCTTCCATGTGCACCATGCTCAAGCGTTTGCCAAATCTGCGCAAACTTAGCTTGGACAACTGTCGACAGGCAACCACCGATCAAACTCTGGCCACCATCTTCCAACATCAGACGCTGCTGCGTGTGCTGCGAATTGATTACTGCGTCAAGATTACGGATAATGGCTTCATTGGGTTTGGCAAGCAACCGTATCCGATTAGTAGACTTCGTGGCTTGCGGAAGTTGAGCATTCGCGGTTGTCGCAACATCACGGATCGCATGCTGAAGAAGGCTCTGCAAATGCCCGAGATGCTCAGCCTCACTCTAGATTATTGCAATCGCTTGGAGACGAAGGGAATTGCTGCAGTCAGCGTCAATTGTCCTGCACTGCAAATGATTTCATTGGCCAGTTGCTCGCTGTTGGATGATGAAGCTGTGCATCTGGTTGTTAGCAATCTGAAGCGTCTACGTAGTCTCAACATAAGCAATTGTTCGTTGCTCACGCTTCGCGCTTTCCAGCACATTGCCAAGGAGGCACGCAATCTGCGGGATTTGGTGGCGTGCAGCATCGATGGCCTGGATCACGAGGCGGCGCAGAAGATGCTCGCCAAGGAGCTGCCAGAACTGAAGCAGGTGATGCTATAG